The Thalassotalea psychrophila genome window below encodes:
- a CDS encoding complement resistance protein TraT, whose product MKKFNRYFTGLFVVFFTLSLVGCGALHTSIKKRNLDVQTKMSSTVWLDPVPPEKRTVFLQLRNTSDKPGLTYENEVRAAIAAKGYQVIDNPDIAHYWLQVNVLQVGRTDLRAGDSFGSFGSAIAGAAAGAQFGGGSGQVAAGVAGAGLGVIFDAMVDDNLFTMITDIQISEKVKDGVRVNQSEKAVLKQGESGSKTQTSSEVVDRKKYQTRIVSLANKANLEFAEAEPPLRVGLINSLSGML is encoded by the coding sequence ATGAAAAAATTTAACAGATACTTTACCGGCTTATTTGTCGTATTTTTTACCTTGTCGCTTGTCGGCTGTGGTGCTTTACACACCTCAATTAAAAAACGTAATTTAGATGTGCAAACAAAAATGTCCTCTACTGTATGGCTTGATCCTGTTCCGCCAGAAAAACGTACAGTTTTCTTACAGTTAAGAAATACTTCAGATAAACCAGGTTTAACTTATGAAAATGAAGTAAGAGCAGCAATTGCCGCGAAAGGCTATCAAGTTATTGATAATCCAGATATAGCTCATTACTGGTTACAAGTTAATGTATTACAAGTAGGACGAACTGATTTACGCGCAGGAGACTCGTTTGGTAGTTTTGGCTCAGCAATTGCTGGTGCTGCAGCAGGTGCGCAATTTGGTGGCGGTAGTGGTCAAGTTGCCGCAGGTGTTGCCGGCGCAGGTTTAGGTGTTATTTTTGATGCTATGGTTGATGATAATTTATTTACTATGATCACTGACATTCAAATCTCTGAAAAAGTAAAAGATGGAGTCAGAGTCAATCAATCAGAAAAAGCAGTGTTAAAACAAGGTGAGTCAGGATCTAAAACTCAAACCAGTTCTGAAGTGGTTGATCGTAAGAAGTATCAAACACGAATAGTGTCACTTGCTAATAAGGCTAACTTAGAATTTGCAGAAGCAGAGCCACCACTGCGCGTTGGTTTGATTAACTCATTATCTGGAATGTTGTAG